One window of Elaeis guineensis isolate ETL-2024a chromosome 11, EG11, whole genome shotgun sequence genomic DNA carries:
- the LOC105054136 gene encoding F-box protein At4g00755, whose translation MENCWDVLEWLGPDTSTSVFMCLNDPSDLVRASAVSRSWRRFVILNGFSKNLCKRICPEISNFTRVIEVRSSERSVEVGSSSAIEWESLEREHKVYTNLSYCLVSPKGKKDCIVDAISASSTDNYPDERIDNTLEPRDQVDTRPSYWSSGGQVDPGVPETLTYRLISRLCIVDEIKIQPFKAFFQFGDPIYSAKSVRFRMGYSRPSQGTGSCVTDGYAKSHADADDNYSWMYVSPEFPMVQENVLQSFKLPRPVICIGGIVQIELLGRVQKQAMDSLYYICVCHVQVMGRPLSPVLEVDIRGTVGNSVLKYFPDASFGEDEARESRWHAFAARIRHLGAGRGWNLNTFFDP comes from the exons ATGGAGAATTGCTGGGATGTCCTGGAATGGCTGGGGCCAGACACCTCCACAAGCGTGTTCATGTGCCTGAACGATCCGTCTGATCTCGTGCGAGCCAGTGCTGTGTCCCGATCCTGGCGCCGATTTG TTATTTTAAATGGTTTTAGCAAAAATCTGTGCAAAAGAATTTGCCCGGAGATATCAAATTTTACTCGTGTTATCGAAGTAAGAAGTTCAGAAAGGTCTGTGGAAGTTGGATCGAGCAGTGCCATTGAATGGGAAAGCCTAGAGAGGGAGCACAAGGTGTACACAAATTTGAGTTACTGCCTTGTTTCACCCAAGGGCAAAAAGGATTGCATTGTTGATGCCATTAGTGCTTCTAGCACTGATAATTATCCAGATGAGCGCATTGATAATACACTGGAACCAAGAGATCAAGTGGATACGAGGCCTTCTTACTGGTCAAGTGGAGGACAAGTAGATCCTGGAGTACCTGAAACTTTAACTTACAGATTGATTTCCAGGTTATGCATCGTTGATGAAATAAAGATACAGCCGTTTAAAG CATTCTTTCAGTTTGGTGATCCCATATATTCAGCAAAATCTGTGCGTTTTCGGATGGGTTATTCCAGACCATCCCAAGGGACCGGAAGTTGTGTCACAGACGGATATGCAAAAAGTCATGCAGATGCTGATGACAACTACAGCTGGATGTATGTTTCACCGGAATTCCCAATGGTGCAG GAAAatgttttgcaatctttcaagcTTCCACGCCCGGTTATCTGTATAGGTGGAATAGTGCAGATTGAGCTGTTAGGTAGAGTCCAGAAACAAGCAATGGATAGTTTATATTACATATG TGTGTGCCATGTTCAAGTGATGGGACGCCCACTGTCACCTGTATTAGAAGTGGACATCCGTGGAACAGTGGGGAATTCTGTTTTGAAGTACTTCCCAGATGCTAGCTTTGGAGAAGATGAGGCAAGAGAGTCTCGATGGCATGCATTTGCAGCAAGAATCAGGCATTTGGGAGCTGGAAGGGGATGGAATCTGAACACATTTTTTGACCCATAA